A genomic window from Micromonospora violae includes:
- the ilvD gene encoding dihydroxy-acid dehydratase has protein sequence MPELRSRTSTHGRTMAGARALWRATGMTDDDFGKPIVAIANSFTQFVPGHVHLKDMGGLVADAVAEAGGVGREFNTIAVDDGIAMGHGGMLYSLPSRELIADAVEYMVNAHCADALVCISNCDKITPGMLLAALRLNIPTVFVSGGPMEAGKTMAIEGIVHSKIDLIDAMIASSNESVTDEQLGEIERSACPTCGSCSGMFTANSMNCLTEAIGLALPGNGSTLATHAARRSLFVEAGRTVVDIAKRWYEGDDDSVLPRTVASKAAFENAVALDVAMGGSTNTVLHLLAAAREAEMDFGVADIDAISRRVPCLAKVAPNSPKYHMEDVHRAGGIPAILGELDRAGQLNRDVHAVHSPSLAQWLTDWDVRGGSPTPTAVELFHAAPGGVRTTEPFSTTNRWSSLDTDAAEGCIRDREHAYSADGGLAILHGNLAPEGSVVKTAGVPDDCLTFRGPAKVYESQDDAVTAILAKQVVAGDVVVIRYEGPKGGPGMQEMLYPTSFLKGRGLGRSCALLTDGRFSGGTSGLSIGHVSPEAASGGMIALVRDGDEIVIDIPSRSIELNVPAEELAARRVAEEKRDKPYTPTDRQRPVSAALRAYASMATSASDGAYRRVPE, from the coding sequence ATGCCTGAGCTGCGGTCGAGGACTTCCACACACGGTCGGACGATGGCCGGCGCCCGGGCCCTCTGGCGGGCCACCGGGATGACCGACGACGATTTCGGCAAGCCGATCGTCGCCATCGCCAACAGTTTCACCCAGTTCGTGCCTGGTCACGTACACCTCAAGGACATGGGTGGCCTGGTCGCCGACGCGGTCGCCGAGGCCGGTGGGGTGGGCCGGGAGTTCAACACCATCGCCGTCGACGACGGCATCGCGATGGGCCACGGCGGGATGCTCTACTCGCTGCCCAGCCGCGAGCTGATCGCCGACGCCGTCGAATACATGGTCAACGCGCACTGCGCGGACGCCCTGGTCTGCATCTCCAACTGCGACAAGATCACCCCCGGGATGCTGCTGGCCGCGTTGCGGCTCAACATCCCGACCGTCTTCGTCTCCGGCGGCCCGATGGAGGCCGGCAAGACGATGGCGATCGAGGGCATCGTGCACAGCAAGATCGACCTGATCGACGCGATGATCGCCTCCTCGAACGAATCGGTCACCGACGAGCAGCTCGGTGAGATCGAACGCTCCGCCTGCCCGACCTGCGGGTCCTGCTCCGGCATGTTCACCGCCAACTCGATGAACTGCCTCACCGAGGCGATCGGGCTCGCGCTGCCCGGCAACGGTTCGACGCTGGCCACCCACGCCGCCCGCCGGTCGCTCTTCGTCGAGGCCGGCCGCACCGTCGTGGACATCGCCAAGCGGTGGTACGAGGGCGACGACGACTCGGTGCTGCCCCGCACGGTCGCCTCCAAGGCCGCCTTCGAGAACGCGGTCGCCCTGGACGTGGCGATGGGCGGCTCCACCAACACGGTGCTGCACCTGCTCGCCGCCGCCCGCGAGGCGGAGATGGACTTCGGCGTCGCCGACATCGACGCGATCTCCCGGCGGGTGCCGTGCCTGGCCAAGGTCGCACCGAACTCGCCGAAGTACCACATGGAAGACGTGCACCGGGCCGGCGGCATCCCGGCGATCCTCGGCGAACTGGACCGGGCCGGGCAGCTCAACCGGGACGTGCACGCCGTGCACTCCCCCTCCCTCGCACAGTGGCTGACCGACTGGGACGTGCGCGGGGGCTCCCCCACCCCGACGGCGGTCGAGCTGTTCCACGCCGCCCCCGGTGGAGTGCGCACCACCGAGCCGTTCTCCACCACCAACCGGTGGTCGTCGCTGGACACCGACGCCGCCGAAGGCTGCATCCGTGACCGCGAGCACGCCTACTCCGCCGACGGTGGGCTGGCCATCCTGCACGGCAACCTGGCACCCGAGGGCAGCGTGGTGAAGACCGCCGGCGTGCCCGACGACTGCCTGACCTTCCGGGGCCCGGCGAAGGTCTACGAGTCGCAGGACGACGCGGTGACCGCGATCCTCGCCAAGCAGGTGGTCGCCGGAGACGTCGTGGTGATCCGGTACGAGGGGCCCAAGGGTGGCCCCGGCATGCAGGAGATGCTCTACCCCACCTCGTTCCTCAAGGGACGCGGGCTGGGCCGCTCCTGCGCGCTGCTCACCGACGGCCGTTTCTCCGGTGGCACCTCCGGGCTGTCCATCGGGCACGTCTCCCCCGAGGCGGCCTCCGGCGGGATGATCGCCCTGGTCCGCGACGGCGACGAGATCGTCATCGACATCCCGAGCCGGTCGATCGAGTTGAACGTGCCCGCCGAGGAGTTGGCGGCGCGACGGGTGGCCGAGGAGAAGCGCGACAAGCCGTACACCCCGACCGACCGGCAACGCCCGGTGTCGGCGGCGCTGCGCGCGTACGCCTCGATGGCCACCTCAGCCAGCGACGGCGCCTACCGCCGCGTCCCGGAGTAA
- a CDS encoding DUF397 domain-containing protein: MVDLTGASWRKSTRSAGNGGECVEVAGNLPGVVAVRDSKDPHGPALTFTPAAWASFVRGTRRD; encoded by the coding sequence ATGGTTGACCTGACGGGCGCTTCCTGGCGCAAGAGCACCCGCAGCGCAGGCAACGGCGGCGAGTGTGTCGAGGTCGCCGGCAACCTGCCCGGCGTCGTCGCCGTACGCGACAGCAAGGACCCGCACGGCCCGGCCCTCACCTTCACGCCCGCTGCCTGGGCCAGCTTCGTTCGTGGCACCCGCCGCGACTAA
- a CDS encoding helix-turn-helix transcriptional regulator, producing the protein MANYLRRARLARGWSQARLVHEIEQYGRRRMVTIASTNSLAVYVSEWENDRRKISSSYAAILRSLLGTTNDELFSDTVPVDDDRDSYARLVEQLDASHSVGQSTVHTLRHQTELLRTMDRQLGAAQFVDQMQSHLSRLQESLAFTVLPSARRPLARALAEAASLAAWQALDVGAADRAWRHYELAKSAAREADDPLHLAHAMGEQAYVLADAGRPELGAQLVQEAQSCGGSWLSPRLLSWLAAAEAELWALSRRPDDCRRSLDRASGHLSGITGVRDPNLPGIFLDETHLRRWRGHSLALLGDHRSIDELSVALVAMDDTFVRAAAGIRCDLAQAHLIRGESEEARSHLREAGSLVNLTGSVRYRRRIDRIKGLTDSVLGQQ; encoded by the coding sequence ATGGCGAACTACCTGCGGCGCGCTCGTCTTGCCAGGGGCTGGTCCCAGGCAAGGCTGGTCCATGAGATCGAGCAATACGGCCGCCGTCGCATGGTGACGATCGCTTCCACCAACAGCCTTGCGGTCTACGTCTCTGAATGGGAAAACGATCGGCGCAAGATCTCTAGCAGTTACGCGGCCATCCTGCGGAGCCTCCTCGGCACGACCAATGACGAACTTTTTTCCGATACCGTGCCCGTTGACGACGACAGGGACAGTTATGCGCGACTGGTCGAACAGCTCGACGCCTCGCACTCGGTCGGTCAATCGACGGTGCACACCCTTCGGCATCAGACCGAACTCCTTCGCACCATGGACCGTCAGCTCGGGGCGGCGCAGTTTGTCGACCAGATGCAGAGCCATCTGTCCCGTCTTCAGGAGAGCCTGGCCTTCACCGTGCTGCCCTCTGCCAGGCGACCGCTCGCCCGCGCTCTGGCAGAAGCCGCATCGCTCGCGGCATGGCAGGCCCTCGATGTCGGAGCGGCGGACCGCGCCTGGCGCCACTACGAACTCGCGAAGAGCGCCGCACGGGAGGCTGACGATCCGCTTCACCTCGCCCACGCGATGGGCGAACAGGCATACGTCCTGGCCGATGCCGGTCGACCGGAGCTGGGAGCGCAACTCGTGCAGGAAGCTCAGTCTTGTGGAGGAAGTTGGCTGTCGCCTCGGCTGTTGTCCTGGTTGGCCGCCGCCGAAGCAGAGCTGTGGGCGCTCAGCCGACGCCCCGACGATTGCCGCCGCTCTCTCGACCGCGCGAGCGGGCATCTCTCAGGCATCACGGGAGTTCGCGACCCCAACCTGCCAGGGATATTCCTCGACGAAACTCACCTCCGCCGATGGCGGGGACATTCTCTGGCCCTACTCGGCGACCATCGGTCTATCGACGAGTTGTCGGTGGCTTTGGTCGCGATGGACGACACCTTCGTGCGAGCCGCGGCGGGCATCCGCTGCGATCTCGCACAGGCTCATTTGATTCGGGGGGAAAGTGAGGAGGCACGCTCCCACCTACGAGAAGCCGGCTCGCTGGTGAACCTGACCGGTTCTGTGCGATACCGACGCCGCATAGATCGGATCAAGGGCTTGACGGATTCGGTGTTAGGCCAGCAATGA
- a CDS encoding DUF4352 domain-containing protein, whose amino-acid sequence MISLTSGGEKGEATAVSSGAPAATTGVAASAAPPSTEAVVPTPAKTSAAPPKAEPKAAGIGDKVRGGDFEFTVKSVKCGIAKVGSEFLNKKAQGTFCKVSVTVKNVTKKAHTFHADGTISAQDASGRKYEADGEAGIYGNDDGQGFLDEINPGNSVTANVFFDVPKGTKLKTITLDAGLFTLAEDAVVTL is encoded by the coding sequence GTGATCAGCCTTACCTCTGGCGGCGAGAAGGGTGAGGCCACCGCCGTCAGCAGTGGCGCTCCCGCTGCTACGACCGGTGTTGCCGCGAGCGCAGCACCACCGTCGACGGAGGCGGTTGTGCCCACGCCGGCCAAGACTTCGGCGGCTCCCCCGAAGGCGGAGCCCAAGGCGGCCGGCATCGGCGACAAGGTGCGCGGCGGCGATTTCGAGTTCACCGTCAAGAGCGTGAAATGTGGGATCGCCAAGGTGGGCAGTGAGTTCCTCAACAAGAAGGCGCAGGGCACGTTCTGTAAAGTCAGCGTGACCGTCAAGAACGTTACGAAGAAGGCGCACACCTTCCACGCCGACGGCACCATTTCCGCGCAGGACGCGAGCGGCCGGAAATACGAGGCCGACGGTGAGGCCGGAATCTACGGCAATGATGACGGGCAGGGCTTCCTCGATGAGATCAATCCGGGCAACTCGGTGACCGCGAACGTCTTCTTCGACGTTCCGAAGGGCACCAAGCTCAAGACGATCACCCTGGATGCGGGGCTGTTCACCCTCGCCGAGGACGCCGTCGTCACCCTGTGA
- a CDS encoding NUDIX hydrolase — MHENKMGEPGPWRILGERTVYEDRWLRLDLVDVEPPGLEPFAHHVVRLDRVAVVAVLDEHDRVLMLRRYRFIPGATRWELPGGIVEPGEEAVAAASREVEEETGWRTSSLTRVVTYQPMIGMVDSPHEIFVGRGATYIGPPTDAEETGRVEWVPLSEMPDLMARGELAGSGTLIAILHVIAGLTPNPSSP; from the coding sequence GTGCACGAGAACAAGATGGGCGAGCCGGGGCCGTGGCGGATTCTGGGCGAGCGGACGGTGTATGAGGATCGTTGGCTGCGACTAGATCTGGTCGACGTGGAGCCGCCAGGACTCGAGCCCTTCGCCCACCATGTCGTTCGGCTAGATCGTGTCGCCGTCGTCGCCGTGCTCGATGAGCACGATCGGGTTCTGATGTTGCGGCGCTACCGATTCATTCCTGGTGCAACAAGGTGGGAACTGCCTGGCGGCATCGTCGAACCGGGCGAGGAGGCGGTAGCGGCGGCGAGCCGAGAAGTGGAGGAGGAAACCGGCTGGCGCACTTCTTCCCTGACCCGTGTGGTCACCTACCAGCCGATGATCGGCATGGTCGACTCGCCACATGAAATCTTCGTCGGGCGTGGTGCCACTTATATCGGCCCGCCCACGGACGCGGAGGAGACCGGTCGCGTCGAGTGGGTGCCGCTGAGTGAGATGCCGGACCTGATGGCGCGCGGCGAGTTGGCGGGGTCGGGAACCTTGATCGCCATCCTGCATGTCATTGCTGGCCTAACACCGAATCCGTCAAGCCCTTGA
- a CDS encoding DivIVA domain-containing protein yields the protein MRTFLRHLRAEPPRPAFYRAANYVPLKPWQVRGRRFTRRGRRGVDAVEVAEFLDRVAHDLAEVYAALGSSRRETERIKDALKCWQSRRAREDLAVRR from the coding sequence ATGCGCACGTTTCTCCGTCATCTCCGGGCCGAGCCACCCCGGCCGGCGTTCTACCGGGCCGCCAACTACGTACCCCTGAAGCCCTGGCAGGTCCGCGGACGCCGGTTCACCCGCCGGGGCCGGCGTGGCGTGGACGCCGTGGAGGTCGCCGAGTTCCTTGACCGCGTCGCCCACGATCTGGCCGAGGTGTACGCGGCGCTGGGCAGCAGCCGCCGGGAGACCGAGCGGATCAAGGACGCGCTGAAGTGCTGGCAGTCCCGGCGGGCCCGCGAGGATCTGGCGGTTCGCCGGTGA